A window of Campylobacter pinnipediorum subsp. pinnipediorum contains these coding sequences:
- a CDS encoding sodium:solute symporter family protein, with product MNIYIAGVLVGICIYLVIGFYAGKKVKNLEDYYVNGRKSTTLFVTGTMFASMLSTNGFMGDTAYAYNGNITTIFLINILCACGYVLGPLYFGRFIRRAKVNTMPSYFSLRFNSDRIQRFAGIITVVSLSAYLLSVMSGTTILMEVLSGFDRTTCLFISWICILLFTVYSGSKGVVLIDTIMCLCFLSSTIFLGYFVFNESGGISNLIQNLISNPNSPKDLFSYHGNTGNGSAFDIVIYAITLGIVWMITVAVSPWQAGRNLMAKNEHVVFRSGVLSALLTTFFLLYLYIIAISVIQLNPNMEKPEQVIIWTAHEVVPKFLGVFLLTGILSAGLSSATTFLSVVSFSLANDIFRINFKNEKSQIGFTRKVVFVVSFIALILAYFDLASIRIIAWFASTIIASSWGFLAFASVWSKKITERGAYLSMLGGFFGYLISKCLVEFAGFDLKNLFDPFFIGLFLSVCLATIGSFGQKRTPKEVEFLNKLHEIPISEQNSSDYKIDRFYAYLMIASGIILTILLIIYWALPYNDLKDIL from the coding sequence ATGAATATTTATATAGCTGGTGTTTTAGTCGGTATTTGTATTTATCTCGTTATAGGTTTTTATGCCGGTAAAAAAGTTAAAAATTTAGAAGACTATTATGTTAATGGTAGAAAATCAACAACTCTTTTTGTAACAGGTACTATGTTTGCATCAATGCTTAGCACAAATGGTTTTATGGGCGATACAGCTTATGCTTATAATGGAAATATAACAACTATTTTTTTGATAAATATACTTTGTGCATGTGGATATGTTTTAGGACCGCTTTATTTTGGTCGCTTTATAAGAAGAGCAAAAGTAAATACCATGCCAAGTTATTTTTCTTTGAGATTCAATAGTGATAGAATACAAAGATTTGCAGGCATTATAACTGTTGTCTCTCTTAGTGCTTATTTGCTTAGCGTTATGTCTGGAACAACTATATTAATGGAAGTTCTAAGTGGTTTTGATAGAACAACTTGTCTTTTTATATCTTGGATTTGTATACTACTTTTTACTGTTTATTCTGGTTCAAAAGGTGTTGTTCTTATAGATACTATCATGTGTTTATGCTTTTTATCTTCAACCATTTTTCTTGGTTATTTTGTTTTTAATGAGTCAGGAGGTATATCAAATTTAATACAAAATTTGATTTCAAATCCAAACTCACCAAAAGATCTTTTTAGTTATCATGGAAATACCGGCAATGGAAGTGCTTTTGATATAGTAATTTATGCTATAACTCTTGGTATAGTTTGGATGATAACTGTTGCTGTTAGTCCTTGGCAAGCTGGACGCAATCTAATGGCTAAAAATGAACATGTTGTTTTTCGTTCAGGTGTATTATCAGCGCTTCTTACAACATTTTTCTTATTGTATCTTTATATAATAGCAATCAGTGTTATACAGTTAAATCCAAATATGGAAAAACCAGAACAAGTTATTATTTGGACTGCCCATGAGGTAGTTCCGAAATTTTTGGGTGTATTTTTGTTAACTGGAATTTTATCAGCTGGTCTTAGTTCCGCAACTACATTTTTATCAGTAGTTAGTTTTAGTCTTGCGAATGACATTTTTAGGATAAATTTTAAAAATGAAAAATCACAGATAGGTTTTACAAGAAAAGTAGTTTTTGTTGTAAGCTTTATAGCTTTGATATTAGCATATTTTGATTTAGCTAGTATAAGAATCATAGCCTGGTTTGCTAGTACTATTATAGCTTCTTCTTGGGGATTTTTGGCATTTGCAAGTGTTTGGAGCAAAAAAATAACAGAAAGAGGCGCTTATCTGTCAATGTTGGGTGGATTTTTTGGATATTTGATAAGTAAGTGTTTGGTTGAATTTGCTGGATTTGATTTAAAAAATTTATTTGATCCGTTTTTTATAGGTTTATTTTTAAGTGTATGCTTAGCCACTATTGGTTCTTTTGGTCAAAAAAGAACACCAAAAGAGGTTGAATTTTTAAATAAACTTCATGAAATTCCTATAAGTGAA